ATACTATCAAGAGCTAGATGGGGAGGTATCTTCTAGAAATTTGGCATCTCACCACTTGCACCATGGTCTCTGTTTCTGGGTCCTGTTGAACATGAAATATTTACTTACCAGTATCATGCTAGAAGCACAAAGGTGGCCCAGGAGAGAAAACCTTTTACCAAAAAAAGGGAATAATCCTTTTCAAACTATTGAGTGGGTCAATAGGAAAGAGAATGAGAACTCGGATGACATAACTCTGATATTGACAGATAAGAATTCCAAACTTTCACACAGCCTgcctcaaaaatgaataaaagaaatgtaaagcAATAAGATAAACACAAACCTTGTGTTTAAGCTAGTGTTGCTGTAGTGTTTGCACCATCATGGGAGTAACCTGCCCTTAGGACAAAATAAACATCTGCTCTAAAAATAGCATGAGATGATCCCTCACCACTGGAGAAACTGGGTCTCAAAGGCCCCAATTAATGGACTCCTGAGGGAAGGGAGTATTTGGAATGTTATTGACAATCTTTCCTCATAAATTATCACTTTTGGAATTCATAGAAGACTATAGCCCTTTGGAAGAATATAATGGGTTTCAGAGCAACATAGACAAGTCATTCTTGTGCAGCAAATATGCCAATTTCTCTCCAAACCAGTATCAGTGTCCAGCAAGGTTAACTCCCTCTCTGGGCTGTTGGCTCCCAAGCATGGCATGCCCTTCATCTTGCCTGCCTTTTGCTGCAGCgaaaacagaagatgagaagTCAAACTCATGAATTCTACGAAGAGATGGGTTCAGAAGAGGTACAAGTATAAGACAACCCTAAGTGTGCTTTTTAGCTCTGCCTTCTTTTGTGTGACTGTAAAAATAGTGACACCTCAAGATATATGAATTAATGTAGAGACTCATCTTTACAACCAAGAGGGCTGGGAAAAAGGGAAATGAGAGAGCTGAAGATGAGGAAGGAACCTCAACCATGTGTAAATTTTGTCCTTATTAATCAAGGAGGTGTACCCAGTCAGCCTTTGGGGGGAAAAGTTGTTAGCAAAGTGACATCTGGAAATAACTGGCAAAGCAGTTATGAGGAGCAGGACAGAAAAACTTTAGCCCTCCCTGTTTTTAGCTGTGTTTGGCTCTGCCACAAAGCCTATGGTCTCTGCTGCAAGGAGGGAGAGCAAGGCGATGACTGAGCAACCCAGATTGGTGAGTTCACTCCCACTTGGTTTCTAAAGCCATTGGAATCCTCCTACACATTAGCACCAAATACTTCTTGCTATTTTTACCCTTTTCTCAAGGTTACTTTGGCTTCTGGGTAACTCCCAATTCCTGCTTCAGGGAATTCTTCACAGCATTGCTCTGCCATACATGATCTGTTCACAGACTGAAGAGGAGCCTTGCAGTGTGATATGACAAATTCTGAGTTTCTCTCATGCATTGTGTCACTAATTGCAATCATCAAGATTATTCTTAAAGCTCTAACTTTATGTAATATGGAAAGTAATCAATGTTATAACTAATACTTTAATAAACATTCTTAGCtggaaaacttttattaaaagtgTCTGGGTCTGtattctgtgtgtatattttcctGAATAAGCATCATGACTCAGTCATGTCACTTCTGGTCATTTTGGCGCAAATAATGACTGACCCTCACTAACAAAGGGGATTCAGGAAACAAATCAATATGACCAAACTACTGACAATAGCATTGTATGTAGTTGTTATTTTCTGAAACTGTCCCTAAACCAGAATAGGAGACTTTCTAGGAATTCTGACACCTCAGGCAAAAACCTCAAAAATCCTTAAGTGATATACCAGATACATTGctcacgttaaaaaaaaaaaaattgtaaatagaGTTTTAACTTAGAccaaagttttaaagaaatattttaattcagtaAGTAAAAGATGAGACCAGATGGAAGTCTTTATGTAGGTCTCTGGACTTCAGACTTTTCTTGAACTACAAACAATGATGAATACTGAAGAAAGGACAGCACATTTGACATTTTTGTCTTGGTTATCAGATTGTGTTAAGATGTCAACACTTATAATTGCAACGCTgatccaaaataaaaatgaaatgcataaatatttcagtgtcttATGTTACCTTTTACTTTCTCTTCCAATTCCTATCGTTTGTAATTCCAAAGATCCGAGTAATTGAAATTCTGTGTCCAATATTaagaatcttttatattttattctatagaTAAAAATACATGGTTATCACACTTACTTACATTTGTAAGTATTGTCACTAACCTGCAAGCTGCTTATTGCATAAGATCCTGTCATTGCTGTATCtgagaaaatactgaaagaggaatGAGAAAGTCCAAAATTCAAAGTCAGATCATATCAAGCATTCTTAAAGTTTGACAGTCTTCAGTAGTATACTTAGgttattatttgtttaataaaataacAGGATCTTGAGGGCTTTAGAACCTTCTTAAGAGGAAACATTCCTGAGGATTGAAGAATAAAGTCATGTTTGTCACTGTCATTTTTTCCTCTCCACCTCTTAGGAAGCCGTGAACATGTCGGAAGTCAACACGGTGACTGAATTCATACTCCTGAGTTTTCCCTGCTCTAGAGAGGTTCAAGTCCTCCTCTTCGTGCTCTTCTCTGTGTCCTACATCCTGACACTGATGGGGAATGGGGCCATTGTCTTTGCAGTGAAGGTGGATCAcagactccacactcccatgtACACTCTGTTGGCCAACTTCTCGTTCCTGGAGATGTGTTACATCAACACCACCGTTCCCAATATGTTAAGGAACTTCCTGTCTGAGACCAAAACCATCTCTTTCACTGCCTGCTTCCTCCAGTTCTACTTCTTCTTCTCCATGGGCACCACCGAGACCTTCTTACTGCCCCTCATGGCTTTTGATCGCTACTTGGCCATCTGCCGACCTCTCCACTATCCTACCATCATGAGCAGCCATCTCTGCATGAACTTGGTGGGCCTCTGCTGGGTTACAGCCTTCCTCTGCTATCCAGTCCCTATCTATTTCATCACTCAACTCCCCTTTTGTGGCCCCAATACCATTGACCATTTTGTCTGTGACCCTGGGCCCCTTCTGGCCCTGTCCTGCATCCCTGCCCCTGGAATTGAGCTTTCCTGTTCTATATTGAGCTCTCTTATTATCTTTAGCaccttctttttcattcttggGTCTTACACCCTGGTTCTCAGAGCAGTGGTGCGAGTCCCTTCAGCTGCCGGCAGATGTAAGGCCTTCTCCACTTGTGGTTCCCACTTGGTAGTCGTGTCACTGTTTTATGGAACTCTAATGGTCATGTACATCAGCCCAACTTCTGGAAATCCAGCTGGGATACAGAAGATTGTAACGTTGTTATACTCCTCCTTGACTCCACTTGTAAATCCACTGATCTACAGTCTCCGGAACAAGGAAATGAAGGCTGCATTGACAAAAATTCAGAAGTGCACAAAAATTAGTCAAAGTGAGTGACAGACCATGAGAGGATCAAGATCAGAAATTTTTACTCACTTCTACTCcccattggaaggaaagttatgaccaacctagacagcatattaaaaagcagagacattactttgtcaacaaaggtccatctagtcaaggccatggtttttccagtggtcctgtatggatgtgagcgttggactataaagaaagctgagggtcgaagaattgatgcttttgaactgtggtgttggagaagactgttgagagtcccttggactgcaaggagatccaaccagtccatcctaaaggagatcagtcctgggtgttcattggaaggactgatgctaaagcttaaactcaaatactttggccacctgatgcaaagagctgactcatttgaaaagaccctgatactgggaaagattgagggcaggaggagaaggggacgacagaggatgagatgtttggatggcatcaccgactcaatggacatgggtttgggtggactctgggagttggtgatggacagggaggcctggtgtgctgtggttcttggggtcacaaagagtccaacacaactgagtgactgaactgaactgaactccccaTTTAAAAGTAGGTCTTTATTCATTTGTACCTAGCGATGAAGACTCAAAATGATCTGTTGCTGCCTATTCAATAATAACATTAGTACACTAAACTAAATCAGACCTTGTTGCTAAGTCAGATTTAGTAGATGGTAATTTGAATTAAATGTCCTGGATGTCTAGACATTAGACTCTTCTCCTAACCTGGTCTCCAGGAAGCACTTGCGCTTTTATTGGTGAGGACCTACCTGGTTCTTGACCTCATGCATTTTTGACCTCTGTTAAGTGCATTCATTCTTACACTTGATTTTTCTGGCCTAAAGATGTCTGTTCTCTCTGCTCTACTCCTGTGGAAGAGTAGAGCATTCACACCTTTTTACCCAGAAAAGTGGAAATTAGAAAAAGTGAGCCAAAATTTTTACTCAATTGACATCCAAAAGGTTAATAATGGTCTAAAGCACTATCTCCCAAATCTGTTTCATAATTACTTTAGgagctttttaaaagaatagataCGCAACCCTTTTGCCGAATTTCTTAAATCAGAATCTTTAAAGTGGACCCTGGAAATCCTTATTTTAATGTTACTCAAGAAATTCTGGTACACCTAAACCATCATCATTTCACAGACTAATCTTATAGAgtcactatttaaaataaatacgtGACAGGGAAATAAAAATCTTATGTTAGTTGGTTGGGCAAAGTGTAAAAAGTTATGGTGCATACTATAGGTGACTCAAACATTCATGACAGCAGCAGAAGTTTCTTTTCCTGCCTCTTTTTAAaccctccatttaaaaataagaagtatagtacattttcttaccttttctAACTGTGCAAGATAATTAATGTACCTGGAAATAGGCTTACATTTAAAAACGATTAGCATATAGTGGCTATACAAATTGGGTTAGTTTCACATGAAGGAAGGTGATTGCACCACCCCAAAAAAGGTAAAAGCAGACAGAGAGCAAAAGGCAGTGGTATTTAAGATGCTGAAACAAGACAGGTGAAGAGGAAATTGATGACAGGTCCAGATAATTTGACCTGACTCTTTGGTCAAAAATAATGACTTGCGTGGCCGAGAAGGCAGCGCGGCGGATGGTGGCCCGAGAGCAGCGCCCGTATTGTGGCCTATggaccgccgccgccgccaccgccgctgGCGGAATGAGCTAGAGATGTGGGACATTTGGATTTGGGATGTAAATTCACTTGAAAAGCCACTTTGGGTTATGAAAGTGACTTCTGATGAAACTGGATTGGAA
The Cervus canadensis isolate Bull #8, Minnesota chromosome 6, ASM1932006v1, whole genome shotgun sequence genome window above contains:
- the LOC122444043 gene encoding olfactory receptor 11H6-like, encoding MSEVNTVTEFILLSFPCSREVQVLLFVLFSVSYILTLMGNGAIVFAVKVDHRLHTPMYTLLANFSFLEMCYINTTVPNMLRNFLSETKTISFTACFLQFYFFFSMGTTETFLLPLMAFDRYLAICRPLHYPTIMSSHLCMNLVGLCWVTAFLCYPVPIYFITQLPFCGPNTIDHFVCDPGPLLALSCIPAPGIELSCSILSSLIIFSTFFFILGSYTLVLRAVVRVPSAAGRCKAFSTCGSHLVVVSLFYGTLMVMYISPTSGNPAGIQKIVTLLYSSLTPLVNPLIYSLRNKEMKAALTKIQKCTKISQSE